From the genome of Uranotaenia lowii strain MFRU-FL chromosome 1, ASM2978415v1, whole genome shotgun sequence, one region includes:
- the LOC129740279 gene encoding zinc finger protein 239-like — MVHFCKLCQLLHRNMDFIDCDESQVWLLETVFQLKVVPINGRVDPVCPRCIQKYNKTMRRKRKANGGLPLMPMLGGEERPSFFPSLSSGSSTTTRTTTATVTSSTQLVISGPRMLGSTKPDKHQQEGSQLVLSSTLREEESSTEASIITGNSFQFNITGAAAVYRTAGKESRGSSDDDSSLDCSTEDDEDDDQGNKNDSSDSSECCSDDSEDTSSTCSSSSESGSSSDLLDNSKSEGQEPRPSDDCNTMRSTEALFIQPDTSRLDQPDKPTAVTTEDVVTKSVAIADTTGQEPPKNTSESKGGKRKTPQKTSQQVQHVCEICHKVFLKAVYLKVHMRIHTGEKPFACDICFKSFTQASSLNTHKRLHANVKPFVCKVCGAEYTSSGNFRVHQRTHTKERPYNCSFCSKSFVQLISKKLHERVHRNEKPYVCQVCLKAFSNISNLHVHLRTHSKQKPYSCDQCDKQFAQSQTLKVHRLSMHSEQRPHACDQCPRTYATLSNLKNHLNSHMKEKPYVCNECNRRFTQKSSLKTHLMSHVKQENREIMSTVLSCDQCPKQFKLKASLRKHLRTVHQREEKKEDVKRGEKESLPGADIGLLPLEEFDDVISSVTSDMFDFNQY; from the exons ATGGTTCACTTTTGCAAGCTATGCCAGCTGCTGCATAGGAACATGGACTTTATCGATTGCGATGAAAGCCAGGTTTGGCTTTTGGAAACTGTTTTCCAGCTTAAAGTTGTCCCTATCAATGGGCGGGTTGATCCAGTTTGTCCGCGATGCATCCAGAAGTACAACAAAACGATGCGCCGAAAACGGAAAGCTAACGGTGGACTTCCTCTAATGCCGATGCTTGGTGGGGAGGAACGGCCATCGTTTTTCCCCTCGCTATCGAGCGGCAGTAGCACAACTACCAGAACAACGACGGCTACGGTGACCTCTTCAACACAGTTGGTTATATCAGGTCCAAGAATGTTGGGTTCTACTAAGCCAGACAAACATCAGCAAGAGGGATCTCAGCTAGTTTTGTCGTCGACATTACGAGAGGAAGAATCCTCTACAGAGGCCTCAATCATTACGGGGAACAGTTTTCAGTTCAATATAACTGGCGCAGCTGCCGTTTACCGAACTGCTGGAAAAGAGAGCCGAGGAAGTTCGGATGATGATAGTTCACTAGATTGCAGTACAGAAGATGACGAAGATGATGATcaaggaaataaaaatgatagtaGCGATTCGAGCGAGTGTTGCAGTGACGACTCGGAAGACACCAGTTCAACTTGCAGTAGTTCTTCGGAAAGTGGAAGTTCTTCAGATTTACTAGATAATTCCAAGAGCGAGGGACAAGAACCCAGACCTTCAGATGATTGCAATACGATGAGATCGACAGAAGCACTTTTCATACAGCCGGATACATCAAGGCTGGACCAGCCTGACAAACCAACTGCGGTAACAACAGAGGACGTTGTGACCAAAAGCGTAGCAATTGCAGATACTACTGGTCAAGAACCACCTAAAAACACCAGCGAAAGCAAAGGTGGAAAACGCAAAACCCCTCAAAAAACGTCTCAGCAAGTTCAGCATGTTTGTGAAATTTGCCATAAGGTCTTTCTCAAAGCGGTTTATCTCAAAGTGCACATGCGAATACACACCGGTGAAAAACCTTTCGCTTGcgatatttgtttcaaaagtttCACACAAGCCTCGAGCTTAAACACCCACAAACGATTACATGCCAACGTGAAACCATTTGTGTGTAAG GTTTGTGGAGCAGAATACACAAGCTCGGGAAACTTTAGAGTGCACCAGAGGACTCACACCAAAGAGAGGCCATATAATTGCAGTTTTTGCAGCAAATCATTTGTTCAACTCATTTCGAAAAAGTTACACGAGCGTGTGCACAGGAACGAAAAACCTTACGTGTGTCAG GTCTGTCTTAAAGCGTTCAGCAACATTAGCAACCTACACGTGCATCTCCGTACTCACAGCAAGCAGAAGCCATATTCGTGTGATCAGTGCGATAAACAATTCGCACAGTCGCAAACGCTAAAGGTTCATCGCCTTTCGATGCATTCCGAGCAACGGCCGCACGCTTGCGATCAGTGCCCGCGAACGTATGCCACTCTGTCGAATCTTAAGAATCATCTGAACAGTCACATGAAGGAGAAACCGTACGTTTGCAACGAGTGTAACCGACGGTTCACGCAAAAAAGCTCCCTAAAAACGCATCTGATGAGCCACGTCAAACAGGAAAACCGCGAGATAATGTCAACGGTTCTTTCCTGTGATCAATGTCCGAAACAGTTCAAACTGAAGGCCAGCCTTCGGAAGCATTTGCGAACGGTTCACCAGCGAGAGGAGAAGAAGGAGGATGTTAAGAGGGGTGAAAAGGAAAGTCTACCGGGAGCCGACATCGGATTGCTGCCGTTGGAAGAGTTTGACGACGTCATTTCATCAGTAACCTCAGATATGTTCGATTTCAATCAGTATTAG